A genomic stretch from Marinimicrobium sp. C6131 includes:
- the nfuA gene encoding Fe-S biogenesis protein NfuA, whose product MVNVQITESAQQYLKELLDKQKDSEGVGIRMFVASPGTPQAETCIAYCRPGEEKEDDEIVELTGFKAYFEGRSLPYLEDAKVDYSPDRMGGQLTIRAPNAKMPQVNDDSPLEDRINYVLYNEINPGLASHGGNVSLVEITEDNYAVLRFGGGCQGCGAVEVTLKNGVETTLKEKLPELAGVRDVTDHTDRTNAYI is encoded by the coding sequence ATGGTCAATGTACAGATCACCGAATCCGCCCAGCAGTACCTCAAAGAGCTTCTGGACAAACAGAAGGACAGTGAGGGCGTCGGAATTCGCATGTTTGTTGCCAGCCCGGGAACCCCCCAGGCCGAGACCTGCATTGCCTACTGCCGCCCCGGCGAAGAAAAGGAAGACGACGAAATTGTCGAACTGACCGGCTTCAAAGCCTACTTTGAAGGTCGCAGCCTGCCCTACCTGGAAGACGCCAAGGTCGACTACTCCCCGGATCGGATGGGCGGGCAGCTCACCATTCGGGCGCCCAACGCCAAAATGCCCCAGGTCAACGACGACAGTCCCCTGGAAGACCGCATCAACTACGTCCTGTACAACGAAATCAACCCGGGCCTCGCCTCCCACGGCGGCAACGTCAGCCTGGTGGAGATTACCGAGGACAACTATGCCGTGCTGCGCTTCGGCGGCGGCTGCCAGGGCTGCGGCGCGGTGGAAGTGACGCTGAAAAACGGCGTTGAAACGACGCTGAAAGAAAAACTGCCCGAGTTGGCGGGTGTTCGGGATGTGACCGACCACACCGACCGCACCAACGCTTATATCTGA
- a CDS encoding efflux transporter outer membrane subunit — protein MKCNVFAVCCSLSVLVGCANIDPVPRPDIDAGLTWNSALAASGASEDGSPSANWWQTFSAEPLDTLMRQALQNSPDLMAAEQRLRQADWQMRATGASVYPSVNVGAATSRRSNQDIEGDSRSSESTSTNLGLSYELDLWGRVAAERASARAGFRASEQDYRAAYLSLTGAIANTWFEYQALQARIQIALDNIALSEQVMNVVQVRYRNGVASAADVARQRTNLLSQKAQLPPLEYQMEQTRRALAVLVGEVPQTLSVEPQALSDIRLPELKAQPPVEAIFARPDVARAEAQLQAADADVAVARRAFLPSLSLSAGFSLSTAELFSLSDARESDNTGLSLSQLIFDGGRTRARSRQAEARRQELLAQYRQTLLVALQETDDALGRVTLEAGQEISDQAILAEAERALRLTEVRYREGSDDLLTLIDAQRSLFQARERLVERRLDRLSAAVTLYQSLGGSGQQ, from the coding sequence ATGAAATGCAACGTTTTTGCCGTATGCTGCAGCCTGAGTGTTCTGGTGGGGTGCGCGAATATCGATCCTGTGCCGCGCCCCGACATCGATGCCGGTCTGACCTGGAACAGTGCCCTGGCCGCATCCGGCGCGAGTGAGGACGGGAGTCCCTCAGCGAACTGGTGGCAGACGTTCAGCGCTGAACCTCTCGATACCCTGATGCGGCAGGCCTTACAGAACAGCCCGGACCTGATGGCCGCAGAGCAGCGCCTGCGCCAGGCGGATTGGCAAATGCGCGCCACGGGCGCCTCGGTGTATCCCAGCGTCAACGTCGGGGCGGCGACCAGCAGGCGCAGTAACCAGGACATCGAAGGTGATAGCCGCTCTTCGGAGTCCACGTCCACCAATCTCGGGTTGAGTTATGAGCTGGACCTGTGGGGTCGGGTGGCCGCGGAACGGGCCTCCGCCCGCGCTGGTTTTCGGGCCAGTGAACAGGATTACCGCGCCGCTTACCTGAGTCTGACCGGCGCCATTGCCAACACCTGGTTTGAATATCAGGCGCTGCAGGCTCGCATTCAGATCGCCCTGGATAATATTGCGCTGAGCGAGCAGGTAATGAATGTTGTCCAGGTGCGCTATCGCAATGGCGTGGCCAGCGCGGCGGATGTGGCTCGCCAACGCACCAACCTGCTGTCCCAGAAGGCGCAGTTGCCGCCACTGGAGTATCAGATGGAGCAGACCCGCCGGGCGCTGGCGGTACTGGTGGGCGAGGTGCCCCAGACGCTGTCGGTTGAACCACAGGCACTCAGCGACATCCGTTTGCCGGAGCTGAAGGCTCAGCCGCCCGTGGAGGCCATTTTTGCGCGGCCGGATGTGGCTCGCGCCGAAGCGCAGCTACAGGCCGCCGATGCGGACGTGGCGGTGGCTCGCCGGGCGTTTCTGCCCTCCCTTAGTTTGAGTGCCGGTTTCAGCTTATCGACGGCGGAACTGTTTTCGTTGAGTGATGCGCGTGAATCCGACAACACCGGCCTGTCCCTCAGTCAATTGATTTTCGATGGTGGCCGAACCCGCGCGCGGAGCCGTCAGGCGGAGGCGAGACGTCAGGAACTATTGGCTCAGTACCGGCAGACGCTGCTGGTGGCGTTGCAGGAAACCGATGATGCCCTGGGGCGTGTCACCCTGGAAGCCGGACAGGAGATAAGCGATCAGGCGATTCTGGCGGAAGCGGAACGGGCTTTACGGCTTACGGAAGTGCGTTATCGGGAGGGCAGTGATGACCTGTTGACCCTGATCGACGCCCAGCGGAGCCTGTTTCAGGCCCGGGAGCGACTGGTCGAGCGTCGCCTTGATCGTTTATCAGCGGCGGTGACCCTTTACCAGTCGCTCGGCGGCTCAGGACAACAGTAA
- a CDS encoding mannose-1-phosphate guanylyltransferase/mannose-6-phosphate isomerase, which yields MILPVVLAGGSGTRLWPLSRTHYPKQLLKLFGDATMLQQTLQRLEGLEGLGDPLVVCNEEHRFMVAEQLQEIGQHQATILLEPVGRNTAPALALAALHACELEDDPKLLVLAADHIIRDVQAFRSAVQVALVSAAKGKLVTFGIRPTCPETGYGYIKTSEQPDVEGAHQVEQFVEKPDLATAERYLEQGGFYWNSGMFVFRAQPFLDELRRYSPQVVEAVEAAYREAVKDMDFVRTSAEAFARAPEISVDYAVMEQSDNVVCVPMDAGWSDVGSWQSYWELSEKDERGNSLVGDVFDFGSRDTLVYSRDKLVATLGVDNLMVVSTPDAVLVADKNAAQDVKRIISLLRERGRSEHLQHREVYRPWGCYDSVDQGTRYQVKRIRVKPGASLSSQMHHHRAEHWVVVKGTAKVEKGDETLLLSENESTFIPLGTRHRLSNPGKIPLELIEVQSGAYLGEDDIVRFDDHYGRA from the coding sequence ATGATTCTTCCCGTGGTACTTGCTGGCGGTTCTGGAACCCGGCTCTGGCCGCTGTCCCGAACCCATTATCCGAAACAACTGCTCAAGCTCTTTGGTGATGCCACCATGTTGCAACAGACCCTGCAGCGTCTGGAGGGGCTGGAAGGCCTGGGAGACCCCTTGGTAGTGTGCAACGAGGAACACAGATTTATGGTGGCCGAACAGCTACAGGAAATCGGCCAACATCAAGCGACTATTCTGCTTGAGCCGGTCGGGCGCAATACGGCGCCAGCTTTGGCGTTGGCGGCATTGCATGCCTGTGAACTGGAGGACGACCCAAAGCTTTTGGTATTGGCTGCCGATCACATCATACGCGACGTGCAGGCTTTTCGCAGTGCCGTACAGGTCGCCTTGGTAAGTGCCGCCAAGGGTAAATTGGTGACCTTTGGCATTCGTCCTACTTGCCCTGAAACCGGATATGGCTACATCAAGACGTCGGAGCAACCGGATGTCGAGGGGGCCCACCAGGTCGAACAGTTCGTGGAAAAACCCGATTTGGCCACTGCCGAACGGTATCTGGAGCAAGGTGGTTTTTACTGGAACAGCGGAATGTTTGTCTTTCGGGCTCAGCCCTTTTTGGATGAGTTGCGACGGTATTCACCACAGGTGGTGGAGGCCGTCGAGGCCGCCTATCGAGAGGCCGTCAAGGATATGGACTTTGTGCGCACCAGTGCTGAGGCCTTTGCTCGGGCACCGGAAATCTCCGTGGATTATGCCGTCATGGAGCAGAGTGATAACGTGGTCTGTGTGCCTATGGATGCGGGCTGGTCCGATGTGGGCAGTTGGCAGTCGTACTGGGAGCTGTCCGAAAAGGATGAAAGGGGTAACAGTTTGGTTGGTGATGTCTTTGACTTTGGTTCCCGAGATACTCTCGTATACTCCCGGGACAAGCTGGTGGCAACCTTGGGTGTCGATAACCTGATGGTCGTGAGCACCCCCGATGCTGTCCTGGTGGCGGATAAAAACGCCGCACAGGACGTGAAAAGAATCATTTCCCTCCTCCGCGAGCGGGGTCGCAGTGAGCATCTGCAGCACCGGGAGGTTTACCGCCCTTGGGGTTGTTACGATTCGGTAGACCAGGGCACTCGTTATCAGGTCAAACGCATCCGGGTGAAACCCGGAGCCAGTCTTTCCTCACAAATGCATCATCACCGGGCCGAGCACTGGGTCGTCGTCAAGGGTACCGCCAAGGTGGAAAAGGGAGACGAAACACTGCTTTTGTCGGAAAACGAATCGACCTTCATTCCATTGGGCACTCGGCACCGGCTCAGTAATCCCGGCAAAATTCCTCTGGAGCTCATTGAGGTCCAGTCCGGGGCCTACCTGGGAGAAGACGACATCGTCCGCTTTGACGACCATTATGGGCGTGCTTGA
- a CDS encoding efflux RND transporter periplasmic adaptor subunit produces MAVVTALILLTLILVGLWPNGSDEEALASVEVRRGNIEALVTATGVLQPRTYVDVGAQVSGQLESLHVQVGDEVKQGDLLAEIDPTVYLARVDGTRAQLRNQQAQLKDRKAQLTLADIQLQRQKNLFAEDATTREALQSAEASLRSAEAQIEALTAQIEQTQSTLRAEEANLEYAKIYAPMDGTVVTIDARQGQTLNASQTTPILMRIADLDTMSVQAQVSEADIGQLETGMPVYFTTLGNQGRRWEGELSRIEPTPLVENNVVLYYALFDVPNPGGRLLPQMTAQVFFVAGAADDALVVPVSALRYGGQERRDAGTDSASGRPATVSVVRPGAAPELRNVRVGVTDRVHAEILSGLREGERVLLSGPESRNRREQGNRLPRMFR; encoded by the coding sequence GTGGCTGTTGTCACCGCGCTCATTCTGCTCACCCTGATATTGGTCGGACTGTGGCCAAACGGCTCCGATGAGGAGGCCCTCGCCAGCGTGGAAGTGCGGCGTGGCAATATCGAGGCGCTGGTCACGGCGACCGGCGTGTTGCAACCCCGAACCTATGTGGACGTCGGAGCCCAGGTGTCCGGCCAGTTGGAAAGTCTGCATGTGCAGGTGGGGGATGAGGTCAAACAGGGGGATCTCCTGGCGGAAATCGACCCCACGGTGTACCTCGCCCGTGTCGACGGAACCCGAGCGCAGTTGCGCAACCAGCAGGCGCAACTGAAGGATCGCAAGGCACAACTGACGCTGGCCGACATTCAGCTCCAACGCCAGAAAAACCTCTTCGCCGAAGACGCAACCACCCGCGAGGCACTGCAGAGTGCCGAGGCCTCACTGCGCTCTGCAGAGGCGCAGATCGAAGCGCTGACCGCCCAGATCGAACAGACCCAGTCCACCTTGCGTGCCGAGGAAGCCAACCTTGAGTACGCCAAAATTTACGCCCCCATGGATGGCACCGTCGTGACCATTGACGCCCGTCAGGGGCAGACGCTGAACGCCTCCCAGACAACCCCGATACTGATGCGCATTGCGGACCTCGACACCATGAGTGTTCAGGCGCAGGTCTCGGAGGCGGATATTGGCCAGCTGGAAACGGGCATGCCGGTCTACTTCACTACCCTGGGCAACCAGGGGCGGCGCTGGGAAGGGGAGTTGTCCCGGATTGAGCCGACCCCCCTGGTCGAAAACAATGTGGTGCTCTATTACGCCCTGTTCGATGTGCCAAACCCCGGCGGCCGCCTGCTGCCCCAGATGACAGCCCAGGTATTTTTTGTCGCCGGCGCCGCTGACGATGCCCTGGTTGTTCCGGTATCCGCACTGCGCTATGGGGGCCAGGAGCGGCGTGACGCCGGGACGGACTCCGCCAGCGGTCGACCGGCGACGGTGTCTGTGGTGCGTCCCGGTGCCGCGCCGGAGTTGCGGAACGTGCGTGTCGGCGTCACCGATCGGGTGCACGCGGAAATCCTGTCCGGTTTGCGTGAGGGCGAGCGGGTTCTGCTCAGTGGACCCGAGAGTCGTAACCGGCGTGAGCAGGGCAATCGCCTCCCCCGGATGTTCCGCTGA
- a CDS encoding MacB family efflux pump subunit, with protein sequence MPSTPILNLSGVTKSYHNGELETRVLHGIDLTVYPGEFVAIMGASGSGKSTLMNIIGCLDKPTDGQYCFNGRDVAHLSADELAQLRRESFGFVFQSYNLLPGASALENVEMPAIYSALTPAQRRERARELLSTLGLADRLDHKPSQLSGGQQQRVSIARALMNGGQIILADEPTGALDSHSGREVMALLQSLSEQGHTIVLITHDPAVAKHAHRRIDISDGRIVADPGAAEPVSGAEPPSDQPAADWHRDPPFRNELTEGTKTAFRSLGSNLFRTALTLLGIVIGVASVITMLAIGDGARQDVVDRISSMGSNLLLVRPGGPDQRGGRWSVTTLVPEDMDAINQTVPNIIAAIPELTGGQTLRYGNSDHRAEINATSYAFPAARQWSVARGSFFTLEQQNNYTSVAVLGQTVADSLFGEKSPLGEYIMIHNVLFQVIGVMEERGASPMGQDQDDVVLVPYTTGSLRLFGQQHLRNITVAVADTDRMNATQDAVHQLLLQRHGTEDFQIRNMASLIEAISETQDTLTWLLGSIAAISLLVGGIGVMNIMLVSVTERTREIGIRMATGARTRHILQQFLIEALVVSALGGLIGVVLGLSVAAVLSYFGTPIYYSPLPVVLAFSCAFATGLIFGYLPARKASRLNPVNALATE encoded by the coding sequence ATGCCGAGTACCCCCATATTGAACCTGTCCGGGGTTACCAAGAGCTACCATAACGGCGAGCTCGAAACCCGGGTACTGCATGGCATTGACCTGACCGTTTACCCGGGAGAGTTTGTCGCGATCATGGGCGCGTCCGGCTCGGGGAAGTCGACCCTGATGAATATTATCGGGTGCCTGGATAAGCCCACAGACGGCCAATACTGCTTTAACGGGCGCGACGTCGCCCACCTGTCGGCGGATGAGTTGGCCCAGTTGCGTCGGGAATCCTTTGGTTTTGTTTTCCAGAGCTACAACCTCCTGCCCGGCGCCAGTGCGCTGGAAAATGTCGAGATGCCGGCGATCTACTCCGCGCTCACGCCTGCCCAGCGGCGCGAGCGGGCCCGGGAGCTGTTGTCCACACTGGGACTGGCCGACCGGCTCGACCACAAGCCCAGCCAATTATCCGGTGGCCAACAGCAGCGGGTTTCAATTGCTCGAGCCCTGATGAACGGTGGCCAGATCATTCTTGCCGACGAGCCGACCGGCGCGCTGGACAGCCATAGCGGACGCGAGGTGATGGCTCTGTTGCAGTCCTTGTCCGAGCAGGGCCATACGATTGTATTGATCACTCATGATCCGGCCGTGGCGAAGCACGCCCACCGGCGCATCGATATCAGTGACGGTCGGATTGTCGCCGATCCGGGCGCGGCTGAACCGGTATCGGGCGCGGAGCCGCCGTCCGACCAACCCGCGGCCGATTGGCACCGCGACCCGCCGTTCCGCAATGAACTGACCGAAGGCACCAAAACCGCATTTCGCTCGTTGGGCAGTAACCTGTTTCGAACGGCGCTGACCCTGTTGGGGATTGTGATTGGTGTGGCCTCGGTCATCACCATGCTGGCCATCGGTGACGGTGCGCGCCAGGACGTGGTGGACCGGATCAGTTCCATGGGGAGTAATCTGTTGCTGGTCCGACCCGGCGGGCCGGACCAGCGCGGTGGGCGCTGGAGTGTGACCACTCTGGTTCCGGAGGACATGGACGCAATCAACCAGACCGTGCCCAATATCATCGCCGCGATTCCCGAACTGACCGGCGGTCAGACGCTGCGTTATGGCAACTCGGATCATCGCGCCGAGATCAACGCGACCTCGTACGCGTTTCCGGCGGCGCGCCAGTGGTCGGTGGCGCGCGGCAGTTTTTTTACCCTGGAGCAGCAGAACAACTATACGTCGGTGGCGGTATTGGGACAGACCGTCGCGGACTCGCTGTTCGGCGAAAAATCCCCGCTGGGCGAGTACATCATGATTCACAACGTGCTCTTCCAGGTGATCGGGGTCATGGAAGAGCGGGGCGCTTCCCCCATGGGACAGGACCAGGACGACGTGGTGCTGGTGCCCTATACCACCGGAAGCCTGCGTCTGTTTGGCCAACAGCACCTGCGCAATATCACCGTTGCCGTGGCGGATACCGACCGGATGAATGCCACCCAGGATGCGGTTCATCAACTCTTGCTGCAACGCCACGGCACCGAGGACTTCCAGATTCGCAACATGGCCTCGTTGATTGAAGCCATTTCCGAAACCCAGGATACCCTGACCTGGTTGCTTGGCTCCATTGCCGCCATTTCCCTGTTGGTTGGGGGGATCGGGGTGATGAATATCATGCTGGTCAGCGTCACCGAGCGCACCCGGGAAATCGGTATCCGCATGGCCACCGGCGCGCGAACACGACATATTCTGCAACAGTTTTTGATTGAGGCGCTGGTGGTGTCCGCCCTGGGCGGGTTGATCGGCGTCGTATTGGGACTGTCGGTGGCGGCGGTACTGAGCTACTTTGGCACACCCATTTACTATTCCCCGTTGCCGGTGGTGCTGGCATTCAGTTGCGCGTTTGCCACCGGCCTGATTTTTGGTTATCTGCCCGCGCGCAAGGCGTCCCGGTTGAATCCGGTCAACGCCCTGGCCACGGAGTGA
- a CDS encoding NAD-dependent epimerase/dehydratase family protein, whose protein sequence is MSNRQANNREKPVVLITGGAGAIGTALTRALRDHYRIVALDIAKSDEADASYTFDLSASDSVQLTLETVAKECGRHIAAVIHLAAYFDFSGKHSPLYRKVNVEGTRNLLEGLRGFDVERFIYSSTMLVHQPLSPGQRINEDTPIQPQWIYPQSKAETEAVIREYAGDMPYTLLRLAGLYDETHCVPTLAHQIVRIYEHNLKSHLYAGNTGVGQACIHKEDMIEAFRLTLERRKELPRENAILVGEERCDTYEALQNRLGELIHGKEHWATVSVPKPIAKTGAFVEEKGEAVIPDDFDKGEKPFIRPFMIDLADDHYELDTRLAREQLGWSPQHTLFDTLPKIVEKLKKDPLGWYKANGITPPDWLEEADEHGHNPQRLFVQHQREFRQAHGNTIWAHFINVALGFWLISSPVLLGYADTGLAYSDWGSGVLLIGFAAASLSWKMAWARWVCSLIGLWVLFAPLAFWTDNASAYLNGTLVGMLAIGFSAAVRPTPGVSPVAATTGPLYPPGWDNNPSSWLQRLPVIALALVGFFISRYMAAYQLGYIDGVWDPFFTGLGADGKNGTEAITTSEISESFPVADAGLGAIVYALEVLIGLTGSTRRWRTMPWLVASFGVLIVPLGVVSITFIIIQPILIGTWCTLCLAMAALMLLQIAYAFNEFVATGEFLLRRHKAGAPVLKVFFTGDTDEGRTDSEREHFERNPLSILRDSVITGVNLPWSLALVIVIGVWLMFTRVTLGNDGALANWDHLVGALMITVAGIALAESARPLRWLIVPLGLILLVTPLAYSADIAALLAGLFCGVTAIALSIRRGPIKGRYGEYDAIIK, encoded by the coding sequence ATGAGTAACAGACAGGCGAACAATCGCGAGAAACCCGTCGTATTAATCACCGGCGGTGCGGGCGCTATCGGTACCGCGCTCACCCGGGCGTTGCGCGATCACTATCGCATTGTGGCGCTGGATATTGCCAAGAGCGATGAAGCGGATGCGAGCTACACATTTGATCTCAGCGCTTCCGATTCCGTTCAACTGACTCTCGAAACAGTCGCAAAAGAGTGCGGGCGTCATATCGCTGCGGTCATTCATCTGGCCGCTTATTTTGATTTCTCTGGAAAGCATTCACCGCTCTACCGAAAAGTCAACGTCGAAGGCACACGCAACCTGCTCGAAGGGCTCCGAGGCTTTGACGTGGAGCGATTTATTTACTCCAGCACCATGCTGGTCCACCAACCACTCTCGCCGGGCCAACGCATCAATGAGGACACACCGATCCAACCTCAGTGGATTTATCCACAATCGAAGGCGGAAACCGAGGCGGTCATTCGCGAATATGCCGGCGATATGCCCTATACACTACTTCGGCTTGCCGGTCTCTATGATGAAACTCACTGTGTCCCCACGTTGGCACATCAAATTGTCCGTATCTATGAACACAATCTGAAAAGTCACCTCTACGCGGGCAACACGGGCGTTGGACAGGCCTGCATTCACAAAGAGGATATGATCGAAGCCTTCAGGCTGACCCTGGAGCGGCGTAAGGAATTGCCCAGGGAAAATGCCATTCTGGTGGGCGAAGAACGCTGCGACACCTATGAAGCATTGCAAAACCGGCTGGGCGAACTGATCCATGGAAAAGAGCACTGGGCTACGGTATCGGTACCCAAGCCCATCGCCAAAACCGGCGCCTTTGTTGAAGAGAAAGGTGAGGCGGTGATCCCGGATGATTTCGATAAAGGCGAAAAGCCCTTTATTCGTCCCTTCATGATTGATCTGGCCGACGATCACTACGAGCTGGATACGCGCCTGGCGCGGGAGCAACTGGGCTGGTCTCCCCAGCACACGCTGTTTGACACTTTGCCCAAGATTGTCGAAAAGCTGAAGAAAGACCCTTTGGGCTGGTACAAAGCCAATGGCATTACGCCTCCTGACTGGCTCGAAGAAGCCGATGAGCACGGACACAATCCGCAGCGGCTGTTCGTCCAACACCAACGGGAGTTCCGCCAAGCGCATGGGAACACGATCTGGGCACATTTCATTAACGTAGCGCTGGGGTTCTGGCTTATCTCCTCGCCGGTACTGCTGGGCTACGCCGACACGGGTCTGGCCTACAGTGACTGGGGATCCGGAGTGTTGCTGATCGGCTTCGCCGCTGCATCTCTGTCGTGGAAAATGGCTTGGGCACGCTGGGTCTGCTCGCTCATTGGACTCTGGGTATTGTTTGCCCCGCTGGCTTTCTGGACAGACAATGCTTCCGCTTACCTGAATGGCACTCTGGTGGGGATGCTGGCGATCGGATTTTCAGCGGCGGTGCGACCGACACCCGGCGTTTCTCCGGTAGCCGCCACTACCGGCCCGCTCTATCCCCCGGGCTGGGATAACAATCCTTCGAGCTGGCTCCAGCGGCTACCGGTCATTGCCCTCGCTCTGGTCGGCTTTTTTATTTCCCGTTATATGGCAGCCTATCAGCTCGGGTACATTGATGGGGTATGGGATCCCTTCTTTACAGGCCTGGGGGCCGACGGTAAGAATGGGACAGAGGCCATTACCACCTCAGAGATTTCGGAATCGTTTCCCGTAGCCGATGCGGGCTTGGGCGCGATTGTATACGCCCTTGAAGTGTTGATCGGTTTGACAGGCAGCACCCGACGCTGGCGCACCATGCCCTGGCTGGTAGCCTCATTCGGTGTGTTGATTGTCCCGCTCGGGGTGGTATCGATCACCTTTATCATCATTCAGCCCATCCTGATTGGCACCTGGTGCACGCTCTGCCTCGCTATGGCAGCCCTGATGCTCCTGCAGATCGCTTACGCCTTTAACGAATTTGTTGCCACCGGCGAGTTCCTGCTTCGGCGCCATAAAGCGGGCGCCCCTGTACTGAAGGTCTTTTTTACCGGCGATACGGATGAGGGGCGAACTGATTCCGAGCGGGAACACTTCGAACGCAACCCGCTGAGTATTCTCAGAGACTCGGTGATCACCGGTGTCAATCTCCCCTGGAGTCTGGCGCTGGTGATAGTCATCGGCGTCTGGTTGATGTTTACCCGCGTGACACTGGGCAACGACGGCGCTTTGGCCAATTGGGACCATTTGGTGGGGGCGCTGATGATCACCGTCGCGGGCATTGCCCTGGCGGAGTCCGCCCGACCGCTTCGGTGGCTGATTGTTCCCCTTGGGCTGATTCTGCTAGTGACGCCGCTTGCCTACTCGGCAGACATCGCCGCTCTATTGGCGGGCCTGTTTTGCGGTGTAACAGCTATCGCCCTGAGCATTCGTCGCGGACCGATCAAAGGACGCTACGGCGAGTATGATGCAATAATCAAATAG
- a CDS encoding 3-deoxy-7-phosphoheptulonate synthase, producing MTDTQIDDLNVVSQELLISPADLKRELPMTDKAREVVTQGRETIRNILDRKDPRIFVVIGPCSIHDVDAAMDYAQRLKTLADEVSDTIYVVMRVYFEKPRTTTGWKGLINDPDLNDSFRIEKGLHMGRKLLLDIAELGLPAATEALDPISPQYLQDLISWSAIGARTTESQTHREMASGLSGAVGFKNGTDGSLTVAINALKSVSKPHRFLGINTEGQVSIIHTRGNPYGHVVLRGGNGKPNYDSVSVAMCEQELEKAGVNPPNIMVDCSHANSNKNHELQPLVMENVANQIMEGNDSIIGLMVESHIGAGNQPIPENLKDLKYGVSITDACIDWETTERALKDMRDKIKDHLKKRG from the coding sequence ATGACCGACACGCAAATAGACGATCTCAACGTTGTCTCCCAGGAGCTGTTGATCTCACCGGCCGACCTCAAGCGCGAGCTGCCGATGACCGACAAGGCCCGGGAGGTTGTCACCCAGGGGCGGGAAACCATTCGCAATATCCTCGACCGTAAGGACCCGCGGATTTTTGTGGTAATTGGCCCCTGCTCCATCCACGATGTGGACGCGGCGATGGATTATGCCCAGCGTCTGAAGACACTGGCCGATGAGGTCAGCGATACCATCTATGTGGTGATGCGCGTCTATTTCGAGAAGCCACGGACCACGACCGGCTGGAAAGGCCTGATCAACGACCCCGACCTGAACGACTCATTCAGGATCGAGAAAGGTCTGCATATGGGCCGCAAACTGCTGCTGGATATTGCCGAGCTGGGCCTGCCCGCCGCTACCGAGGCGCTGGATCCGATTTCACCCCAGTACCTGCAGGATCTGATCAGCTGGTCCGCCATTGGTGCCCGCACCACCGAATCCCAGACGCACCGGGAAATGGCCAGTGGCCTGTCCGGCGCCGTGGGCTTCAAGAACGGGACCGATGGCAGTCTGACCGTGGCGATCAACGCCCTGAAGTCAGTCTCCAAGCCGCACCGGTTTCTGGGGATCAACACCGAGGGCCAGGTATCGATTATCCACACCCGTGGCAACCCCTACGGCCATGTGGTGCTGCGCGGTGGTAACGGCAAGCCGAATTACGATTCGGTCAGTGTTGCCATGTGCGAGCAGGAACTGGAGAAGGCCGGGGTCAATCCGCCCAATATCATGGTCGACTGCAGTCACGCGAACTCCAACAAAAACCATGAGCTTCAGCCGCTGGTGATGGAGAACGTGGCCAACCAGATTATGGAAGGCAATGATTCGATCATCGGCCTGATGGTGGAGAGTCATATTGGCGCGGGCAACCAGCCGATTCCGGAAAATCTGAAGGATCTGAAGTACGGGGTGTCGATTACCGATGCCTGTATCGATTGGGAGACTACCGAACGCGCTCTGAAAGATATGCGAGATAAAATTAAAGATCACCTTAAGAAGCGCGGATAA